The genomic region AACCCGACAAGACCTGAGGACGCGTCCCGACAAACCCGACAAGACCTGAGGACGGGTCCCAATAAACCCGACGGGCGGGGTTACTTCTCCACGAGGGTGAGGACGTCGTAGGTGGCCACGATTTCGTCGTTCTGGTTGGTGAGGACCGCGTCCCAGGCCACTTCGCCGTACTCGTCAGTCTCGCGCGGGGTGATCTTCTTGGCGGTCAGCGTCACCCGGATGGAGTCGCCCGCAGCCACAGGGGTGATGAAGCGCAGATTTTCCAGTCCGTAGTTGGCCAGGACCGGGCCCGGGGCAGGCTCCACGAACAGTCCCGCGGCCCAGCTCAGCAGCAGGTAGCCGTGCGCCACGATGCCCGGGAAGAACGGGTTGGCCTCGGCTGCCTCCTGGTTGGTGTGGGCGTAGAAGGTGTCGCCGGTCGAGTTGGCGAACGCGGAGATGTCCTCGAGCGACACCTGCCGCAGGTCCGAGCGGACGGCGTCACCAATGCGCAGCGTTTCCAGCGACTTGCGGAACGGGTGGGTACCCTCGGTTTCCACCGTGAAGTTGCGGTCGGCGCCGGTGTGCCAGATCCCGGTCACGGCGGTCAGCATGTTGGGCGAGCCCTGGATGGCGGTGCGCTGCATGTGGTGCATCACCGAGCGGATGCCGCCCAGCTCTTCGCCGCCACCGGCACGTCCCGGTCCGCCGTGGACCAGGTGCGGGACAGGCGAACCATGACCTGTGGACGACCGCGCGTCCTCGCGGTTCAGCATGAGTACGCGTCCGTGGTGGGCTGCGATCCCCGTGACCAGTTCCTGCGCCACGGACGGGTCGTTCGTGCAGACCGAGGCCACCAGCGAGCCGCCCCCGCGGGCGGCGAGCCGGACGGCGTCGGGAATGTCCTTGTACCCGATCACGGACGACACCGGTCCGAACGCCTCCAGCGAGTGGACCGGCTCGGCCTCAGCGTCGGCCCAGCTGAGCACCACGGGAGACATGAAGGCTCCGCCTTCGACGAGGCCCTTAGCGCCGTCCGCGCTGGTGACCGACGGCGAATCGAGGGTTCCGTACGCAAGCTCGCCGCCGGCGTCGAGCATTGACTGCACGGCAGCCCGGACATCGGCGAGCTGTTCCAGGGAGGCGAGCGCACCCATGGTCACACCCTCCGCGCGGGGATCGCCGAGCACCACGCGCTGCTCCACCCGGGCGCCGATGGCGGAAACGACGGCAGATACCAGGTCCTGCGGCACGATGGCACGGCGGATCGCGGTGCACTTCTGCCCGGCCTTGACCGTAATTTCGGTGACCACGGACTTGATGAACGCGTCGAATTCGGGCGTGCCCTCGACGGCGTCCGGGCCCAGGATCGCGGCGTTGAGCGAGTCGGTCTCCGACGTGAAC from Arthrobacter globiformis harbors:
- the paaZ gene encoding phenylacetic acid degradation bifunctional protein PaaZ → MTTTATAPEATLDTVETVPSFVQDSWWTPDAGSAASAVPVRDASTGEILAKVSTDGLDLAAVVDYGRTTGQTELGKLTFHQRALKLKELAQYLNARREHFYAFSAQTGATRIDSMIDIDGGIGVLFTFGSKGRRELPNSQVVVDGPMEVLSKDGSFAGEHIYTRIPGVAVQINAFNFPVWGMLEKLAPAFIAGVPTIVKPATPTGYVAAAVVKAIIESNILPKGSLQLISGSVRGLLDVLDYRDLVAFTGSASTAQSLKSHPNVVLGGVRFTSETDSLNAAILGPDAVEGTPEFDAFIKSVVTEITVKAGQKCTAIRRAIVPQDLVSAVVSAIGARVEQRVVLGDPRAEGVTMGALASLEQLADVRAAVQSMLDAGGELAYGTLDSPSVTSADGAKGLVEGGAFMSPVVLSWADAEAEPVHSLEAFGPVSSVIGYKDIPDAVRLAARGGGSLVASVCTNDPSVAQELVTGIAAHHGRVLMLNREDARSSTGHGSPVPHLVHGGPGRAGGGEELGGIRSVMHHMQRTAIQGSPNMLTAVTGIWHTGADRNFTVETEGTHPFRKSLETLRIGDAVRSDLRQVSLEDISAFANSTGDTFYAHTNQEAAEANPFFPGIVAHGYLLLSWAAGLFVEPAPGPVLANYGLENLRFITPVAAGDSIRVTLTAKKITPRETDEYGEVAWDAVLTNQNDEIVATYDVLTLVEK